A genome region from Paenibacillus sp. J23TS9 includes the following:
- a CDS encoding ABC transporter ATP-binding protein — MIIDVEHITWKSGQHTLMKDVSWQVQQGEHWALLGLNGSGKTTLLNIVNGYIWPSEGSVKVLGHLFGEVDLRELRKSIGWVSNSFQERLYASDRTQHIVISGKHATIGLYDKTSDEDYELARELMTTLSCDHLWDREYRTCSQGEKQKLLIARALMANPRILILDEPCNGLDIFSRERLLESIAELVRKPDAPTLIYVTHHTEEILPVFSHVLLMRNGEAVDSGKTEDILTAENLSGFFEASVDVDRHGDRFYVRVAE, encoded by the coding sequence ATGATCATTGATGTGGAACATATTACATGGAAAAGCGGGCAGCACACCCTCATGAAGGACGTCAGCTGGCAGGTACAGCAAGGGGAACACTGGGCCTTGCTCGGCCTGAACGGTTCCGGAAAAACGACGCTGTTGAACATCGTCAACGGCTATATCTGGCCCTCGGAAGGCTCCGTCAAGGTCCTTGGCCATTTGTTTGGCGAAGTGGATCTGCGTGAACTGCGTAAATCGATCGGCTGGGTAAGCAATTCGTTCCAGGAACGCCTGTATGCCTCGGACCGCACGCAGCATATCGTGATCAGCGGCAAGCATGCCACCATTGGCCTCTACGATAAGACCAGCGACGAAGATTATGAACTCGCCCGTGAGCTGATGACCACGCTCAGTTGTGATCACTTGTGGGATCGTGAATACCGGACCTGCTCGCAAGGGGAAAAGCAGAAGCTTCTCATCGCACGCGCCTTGATGGCCAATCCCCGCATTCTGATATTGGATGAGCCCTGTAATGGACTCGATATTTTTTCGAGAGAGCGTCTGCTGGAGAGTATTGCGGAGCTGGTACGCAAGCCGGACGCACCGACCCTGATTTATGTGACCCATCATACGGAGGAAATTTTGCCTGTATTCAGCCATGTGCTGCTGATGAGAAATGGTGAGGCCGTAGATAGCGGTAAAACCGAGGATATTCTGACGGCAGAGAACCTGAGCGGATTTTTTGAAGCGTCTGTAGACGTGGACCGGCATGGGGATCGCTTTTATGTACGCGTAGCTGAATAG
- the wrbA gene encoding NAD(P)H:quinone oxidoreductase has product MSNVKTAVIYYSSGGTNYQLAQWAAEGAKQAGSEVKVLKVAETAPQAAIDSNPAWKANHEATKDVPEATLADLEWADAIIFSIPTRFGNMPVQMKQFLDLTGGLWFQGKLANKVVSAMSSAQNPHGGQEATILSLYTTMYHWGAIVATPGFTDPSIFAAGGNPYGTSVTVGQDGKMVEDVQAAVVHQAKRTVTVADWVKKGLNGNN; this is encoded by the coding sequence ATGTCTAACGTAAAAACAGCAGTTATCTACTATAGCTCCGGCGGTACAAACTATCAGCTTGCGCAATGGGCGGCAGAGGGTGCTAAACAAGCTGGCTCTGAAGTGAAGGTTCTGAAAGTGGCTGAAACGGCTCCACAGGCTGCGATTGATTCCAACCCGGCTTGGAAAGCCAACCATGAAGCAACCAAAGACGTTCCGGAAGCTACACTTGCTGATTTGGAATGGGCAGATGCAATTATTTTCAGTATTCCTACCCGTTTCGGCAACATGCCGGTTCAAATGAAACAGTTCCTCGATCTTACCGGCGGACTTTGGTTCCAAGGGAAATTGGCGAACAAGGTTGTCAGCGCTATGTCCTCTGCGCAGAATCCTCATGGCGGTCAGGAAGCTACCATTCTCTCTCTGTACACAACCATGTACCACTGGGGAGCCATCGTAGCAACACCAGGCTTCACAGACCCATCCATCTTTGCAGCAGGCGGCAACCCTTACGGCACTTCCGTGACCGTTGGTCAGGACGGCAAAATGGTTGAGGATGTGCAGGCGGCAGTTGTTCATCAGGCGAAACGCACAGTAACCGTAGCAGATTGGGTGAAAAAAGGACTTAACGGAAACAACTAA
- a CDS encoding YARHG domain-containing protein: MQCPKCKSTVADHVKFCGVCGTAMTKAFEKPAPSKKRGVWIGIGIGAGSCVILGMAIIIVFLLMNDKQEPVKDPLAAAQPAATPEGAAAVTATNVADTGTEQETVPAVPAQKVQLRINQVDTSRYPLLDLYLSATDEKGSKITKLENKGLTITDNGKPVSLQNSSLRYMSGGSEPFSMNLLIDVSGSMEGENIERTQEAATDFLDHIPVNERSRVGLISFDTNIFVDQDFTSDKQLLKNAIRGLQVDNQTAIYDALSTALIRTSKQEGAKMIIAFTDGMDNSSYTSPEEITELSKKLGIPIYIVALGNEVDLNPLIRICEDTRGKFIRIDSISELFKAYQSIYTQQEEQFKLSVRMSDPATDQSFHDLKLSIHDEQYMGEGMVSYLPDYAIDYSMYRDYSYAGDDSFLFADSASRYLTDEDLRNLSLGELAIARNEIFARHGYSFKRKQFAQYFESKSWYTANPGYDGSDSVLNDVEISNYRLIKAWEAKKKPANT; the protein is encoded by the coding sequence TTGCAATGTCCAAAATGTAAATCCACCGTGGCTGACCATGTGAAATTCTGTGGAGTGTGTGGTACAGCGATGACCAAGGCTTTTGAAAAACCGGCGCCATCCAAGAAAAGGGGGGTGTGGATCGGCATCGGCATTGGTGCCGGCTCCTGCGTCATACTAGGTATGGCCATCATCATTGTTTTTCTGTTAATGAACGACAAGCAAGAACCAGTAAAAGACCCGTTGGCCGCGGCACAGCCTGCTGCGACGCCGGAAGGCGCAGCCGCAGTGACAGCGACAAACGTGGCTGATACCGGAACAGAGCAGGAGACGGTACCTGCGGTTCCGGCTCAAAAAGTGCAGCTTCGGATCAATCAGGTGGACACATCCCGTTATCCGCTCTTGGATCTTTATCTTTCTGCGACAGATGAAAAAGGCAGCAAGATCACGAAGCTGGAGAACAAAGGCTTAACTATAACGGATAACGGCAAGCCGGTATCGCTGCAGAATAGCTCGCTTCGTTATATGAGCGGCGGCAGCGAGCCCTTCTCCATGAATCTGCTGATTGATGTCAGCGGCAGTATGGAAGGTGAGAACATTGAGCGTACGCAAGAGGCGGCAACCGACTTTTTGGATCATATTCCGGTCAATGAGCGGAGCCGGGTAGGACTCATCTCTTTTGATACGAATATTTTTGTGGATCAGGATTTTACCAGCGACAAGCAGCTGCTGAAAAATGCCATACGTGGGCTTCAGGTGGATAACCAGACGGCTATTTATGATGCGCTCAGCACGGCTCTGATCCGCACCAGCAAGCAGGAAGGCGCCAAAATGATCATTGCTTTCACGGACGGCATGGATAACAGCAGTTATACCTCACCGGAGGAAATTACGGAATTATCGAAAAAGCTGGGTATTCCTATTTATATCGTGGCCCTGGGCAATGAAGTGGACTTGAATCCATTGATCCGTATTTGTGAGGATACAAGAGGCAAATTCATACGCATTGACAGTATAAGCGAGCTCTTCAAAGCCTATCAGTCTATCTATACGCAGCAGGAAGAACAGTTCAAGCTGTCTGTGCGCATGAGCGATCCGGCAACAGACCAAAGCTTTCATGATCTCAAGCTGAGCATTCATGATGAACAGTATATGGGAGAAGGCATGGTCTCTTATCTTCCGGATTATGCGATTGATTATAGTATGTACCGGGATTATTCATACGCTGGTGATGATAGCTTCCTTTTCGCGGACAGTGCAAGCCGTTATTTGACCGACGAGGATCTTCGGAATTTGTCGCTGGGCGAGCTGGCGATTGCCAGAAACGAGATTTTCGCCAGACATGGATATTCGTTTAAGAGAAAGCAGTTTGCCCAGTATTTCGAGAGCAAGAGCTGGTATACGGCCAATCCGGGCTATGATGGCAGCGACAGCGTGCTGAATGACGTGGAAATTTCCAATTATCGTCTGATCAAAGCATGGGAAGCAAAAAAGAAACCGGCTAATACTTAA
- a CDS encoding phosphodiester glycosidase family protein, which yields MFKKSIALVLLAFICLIPSTFAAAPAKNMVIMDAKSNHSFAPVRFLNGFDANQVQWDEASKQIQITHGNVHITMTLGQKTASVNDRSISLQDAPFKDNGSVYVPLQIISKELGYQLEWLKESNAVKISSGSSSSMLPVVTRTAGQSLSKPVVSEKKTIKASGRSFSVQMVTVSLMHPQVQMDVVLAGNTPGNVEDLSSIAKRSGATVAINGTFFNAYTSGSYKAPYGYILSKGDIKMSSPGDQRAIFTYDENQLVSLIAGSDFKDKFGQGLIEGGLQAGPRLLVDGKVSLNVKQEGFKDPKILTGGGARSALGITKDHKLILLTTGGATIPQMAEIMRQAGAYQAMNLDGGASSGLYFNGKYLTTPGRKISNAIVIKVQ from the coding sequence ATGTTCAAAAAATCAATTGCTCTTGTACTGCTTGCATTTATCTGTCTTATTCCATCAACGTTTGCGGCCGCGCCTGCCAAAAACATGGTCATTATGGATGCCAAAAGCAATCACTCCTTTGCACCCGTTCGCTTTTTAAACGGTTTCGATGCCAATCAAGTACAATGGGATGAAGCATCCAAACAAATTCAAATAACGCACGGCAATGTACATATCACCATGACCCTCGGGCAAAAGACAGCGAGCGTCAACGATCGCTCCATCTCCCTTCAGGATGCACCCTTCAAGGACAATGGGTCTGTTTATGTGCCTCTTCAAATCATAAGCAAGGAGCTTGGCTACCAGCTGGAGTGGCTTAAAGAGAGCAATGCCGTCAAAATTTCTTCAGGCAGCTCCTCTTCCATGCTCCCTGTTGTAACGCGTACCGCTGGCCAATCGCTTTCCAAGCCGGTTGTCAGTGAAAAAAAGACCATTAAAGCGAGCGGCAGATCGTTTAGCGTGCAGATGGTGACTGTATCACTCATGCATCCCCAGGTTCAAATGGACGTGGTGCTTGCCGGAAATACGCCCGGAAATGTCGAAGACCTGAGCAGCATCGCCAAACGAAGCGGAGCAACCGTAGCTATTAACGGCACCTTTTTTAATGCTTATACATCAGGCAGCTACAAGGCTCCATACGGGTATATCTTGAGCAAGGGTGACATCAAAATGTCGAGCCCTGGCGATCAGCGGGCCATATTCACCTATGATGAGAACCAGCTTGTCAGCCTGATCGCAGGCTCTGATTTCAAGGACAAATTCGGCCAAGGACTCATTGAAGGCGGACTGCAGGCGGGACCGCGGCTATTGGTCGATGGTAAAGTATCGCTGAATGTGAAACAGGAAGGATTTAAAGACCCGAAGATTCTGACAGGCGGCGGTGCACGCAGCGCCCTTGGCATTACCAAGGACCATAAGCTGATCCTATTGACCACAGGCGGCGCGACCATTCCGCAGATGGCAGAGATCATGCGCCAGGCTGGAGCCTATCAGGCAATGAATCTGGACGGGGGAGCATCGAGCGGATTATATTTTAACGGCAAATACTTAACAACCCCGGGACGCAAAATCAGTAATGCAATCGTGATTAAAGTGCAGTAA
- a CDS encoding Gfo/Idh/MocA family protein codes for MKNKIRVGMIGLGARGMGLLKGIILHMEDVEVAAVCDLYQDRCDQAADSVAETGISRPLVTQDYREVMAMGNIDAVVISASWADHTEIAIAAMEAGIYAASEVGGAYSIQECWKLVEAYERTRVPCMIMENCCYGRDEMMVLNMVKQGALGEIVHCAGGYQHDLRDEIAFGKENRHYRLNNYIHRNCENYPTHEIGPIARILDINHGNRMVSLVSMASKAKGMQAYIRKEKGEDTELAQTEFMQGDIVTTIIKCAHGETITITLDTTLPRYYSRGFTVHGTKGMYMEDNHSIYLEGTHDDFHMSWKEQWGNVEQFREQYDHPLWKKYIEEGVKGGHDGMDWLVFSDFFESVKQGTQTPLDVYDMAAWMCISALSEESIALGGHPVAIPDFTNGKWMTR; via the coding sequence ATGAAGAACAAAATCAGAGTTGGCATGATTGGTCTGGGCGCACGCGGAATGGGACTGTTAAAGGGCATTATTTTGCATATGGAAGATGTGGAGGTAGCTGCTGTATGCGACTTGTATCAGGATCGCTGCGATCAGGCGGCTGACAGTGTTGCAGAAACCGGCATATCCCGTCCTTTGGTGACTCAGGATTACCGGGAAGTCATGGCCATGGGGAATATTGATGCCGTCGTCATCAGTGCCTCCTGGGCAGACCATACGGAGATAGCCATTGCTGCGATGGAAGCAGGTATATATGCCGCCTCCGAGGTGGGTGGGGCCTACTCAATCCAAGAGTGCTGGAAGCTTGTAGAGGCCTACGAACGTACCCGTGTACCGTGTATGATTATGGAGAACTGCTGTTACGGACGCGATGAAATGATGGTACTGAACATGGTGAAGCAGGGTGCGCTTGGAGAGATAGTGCATTGTGCGGGCGGCTATCAGCATGATTTGAGAGACGAGATTGCTTTTGGAAAAGAAAACAGGCACTACCGCTTGAACAATTACATTCACCGGAACTGCGAAAACTATCCAACGCATGAGATTGGCCCGATTGCACGCATTCTGGATATTAATCATGGCAACCGTATGGTGTCATTGGTATCGATGGCTTCCAAGGCGAAGGGCATGCAAGCCTATATCCGCAAGGAAAAAGGGGAAGATACCGAACTGGCGCAAACCGAATTTATGCAGGGCGATATTGTCACAACCATTATCAAATGCGCTCACGGAGAGACGATCACGATCACACTGGATACCACGCTGCCGCGTTATTATTCCCGGGGATTCACCGTTCACGGTACCAAGGGGATGTATATGGAGGACAACCATTCTATCTATCTGGAAGGTACACATGATGATTTTCATATGAGCTGGAAAGAGCAATGGGGCAATGTAGAGCAGTTCAGAGAGCAGTATGATCATCCATTATGGAAAAAATATATCGAGGAAGGTGTCAAAGGCGGCCATGACGGGATGGACTGGCTTGTATTCTCTGACTTTTTTGAAAGTGTGAAACAAGGGACCCAGACCCCGCTTGATGTATACGACATGGCTGCCTGGATGTGTATCTCTGCATTATCAGAAGAATCGATTGCCCTGGGAGGACATCCGGTCGCAATTCCCGATTTCACGAATGGCAAGTGGATGACACGTTAA